One genomic window of Phoenix dactylifera cultivar Barhee BC4 unplaced genomic scaffold, palm_55x_up_171113_PBpolish2nd_filt_p 000854F, whole genome shotgun sequence includes the following:
- the LOC103711337 gene encoding arabinosyltransferase RRA2-like, which yields MAGRREGPLMRVGNGLPSRGSRIAMAVAIGIILGCVIAFLFPDGLFRSSSPSPPRSQNTAKLSQVNSAPCKSVERTNILKSELASLSEKNAELKKQVRELTMKLQLAEQGKDQAEKLFLALGAKHKAGPFGTVKSLRTNPAVTPDESVNPRLAKILEKVAVRKELIVALANSYVKEMVEIWSENIKRVGIPNYLIVALDDEMESFCKSKEVPVYRRNSDEGIDSIGRRGGNHEVSGLKFHILREFLQLGYSVLLSDVDIIYLRNPFGHLYRDSDVESMSDGHNNMTAYGYDDVFDEPQMGWARYAHTMRIWVYNSGFFYIRPTIPSIELLDRVATRLSRENAWDQRVFNEELFIPSHPGYDGLHASRRTMDMYLFMNSNVLFKTVRKDANLRKLKPVIVHVNYHPDKLRRMKAVVEFYVNGNQNALDPLPDGSE from the exons ATGGCTGGGCGGCGGGAGGGCCCGCTGATGCGTGTCGGCAATGGCCTGCCCTCTCGCGGATCTCGGATCGCCATGGCCGTTGCCATCGGCATCATCCTCGGATGCGTCATTGCCTTCCTCTTCCCCGATGGCCTCTTCCGCTCCTCATCCCCGTCACCTCCTCGCTCCCAGAACACCGCCAAATTGAGTCAG GTTAATTCTGCCCCATGTAAATCAGTTGAGAGGACCAACATTTTGAAGTCAGAGCTGGCATCACTATCAGAAAAAAATGCAGAATTAAAGAAGCAGGTTAGGGAACTAACTATGAAGCTTCAATTGGCTGAACAAGGAAAAGATCAGGCTGAAAAGCtgtttctagctttaggagcaAAGCATAAAGCTGGTCCTTTTGGTACTGTCAAGAGTTTGAGAACAAATCCAGCTGTCACTCCTGATGAATCTGTGAACCCAAGATTGGCAAAGATACTAGAAAAGGTAGCTGTTCGAAAAGAGCTTATAGTTGCTCTAGCAAACTCCTATGTGAAGGAGATGGTGGAGATCTGGTCTGAGAATATCAAAAGAGTGGGTATACCCAATTATCTAATTGTAGCattggatgatgagatggaaaGTTTCTGCAAATCAAAGGAAGTTCCTGTTTACCGAAGAAATAGTGACGAAGGCATTGATTCCATTGGAAGGAGAGGCGGGAACCATGAAGTGTCTGGATTGAAGTTCCATATTTTGAGGGAATTTTTGCAGCTTGGTTACAGTGTTCTTCTCTCAGATGTTGATATCATCTACTTACGGAACCCATTTGGTCATCTTTACAGAGATTCTGATGTGGAATCCATGAGTGATGGTCACAATAACATGACAGCTTATGGTTATGATGATGTCTTTGATGAGCCACAAATGGGTTGGGCAAGATATGCTCATACAATGCGCATATGGGTTTACAATTCTGGTTTTTTCTATATTAGACCAACAATTCCCTCAATTGAGCTTCTGGATCGTGTAGCAACCAGATTATCTCGTGAAAATGCATGGGACCAACGGGTCTTCAATGAAGAGCTTTTCATCCCCTCACACCCGGGATATGATGGGCTTCATGCATCCAGGAGAACCATGGATATGTATCTTTTTATGAACAGCAATGTTCTTTTCAAGACTGTGAGGAAAGATGCTAACCTGCGCAAGTTAAAGCCAGTCATTGTTCATGTGAATTACCATCCTGATAAACTCCGTAGAATGAAAGCTGTTGTGGAGTTTTACGTCAATGGAAACCAAAATGCACTGGATCCTTTGCCTGATGGTTCAGAGTAG